One Burkholderia sp. 9120 genomic window, GTGCCCGCCGGCATCTTCAACGTGATTCAGGGCGATGGCCGCGTGACCGGCGACGAACTCGTGCGCCACCCGAAGATCAGCAAGGTCACGTTCACGGGCTCCACGCGCACCGGCGCCGCGATCATGACAGCGTGTGCCCAAAGCGGCACCAAGCCGGTCACGCTCGAACTGGGCGGCAAGAGCCCGCAAATCGTCTTCGCCGACGCCCCGCGTCTGGACGACGTGGCGCGCCGCGTTGCCGGCTCGATCACGGGCAATGCTGGTCAGGTGTGCGTGACGGGCTCGCGGTTACTGGTTCAACGAGGCCTTGCCGATGAGCTGAGCGAGCGTATCGGCAAACTCTTCGCCGAACTGAAACCCGGCGCGACGTGGGCCGCGGATACGACGCTCTCGCCGATCATTTCCGCGCCGCAGGCGGCACGGATCGAGGCAATCGTCGGACGTACTCTCGAAGCGGGCGCAACGCTGCGTTATGGCGGCACGCGCGTCGACGGCGGCGCGCATGGCGCGTTCTACTCGCCGACCTTGCTCGCGGACGTCACGCCTCAGTCCGAGGCCGTGCGCGAGGAAATCTTCGGTCCCGTGCTGACGCTGCAAACCTTCGACACCGAAGAGGAAGCGCTCGCGCTCGCGCAGCATCCCGACTACGGGCTCGCGGCGGGCGTGCATACAGCCGACCTCGGCCGGGCGCTGCGCTTCGTGCGCGGCCTCGAAGCCGGCACGGTGTGGGTCAACCGTTACGGGCGCAGTTCCGATTTTATGATTCCGACGGGCGGCTACAAGCGCTCG contains:
- a CDS encoding aldehyde dehydrogenase family protein, translated to MHSFNPNDVAIRNGHFIGGEYVEGNEHDGVRRLDVSRPSDGVIYASIPLADPAMVDRAVENAWQAFRHSGWARMAPRERAKILRRFADLVEADAPALGRLEALGSTRPIAQAVGWDVPFTAEGIRFYAEFADKLGGEVAATDHDHLGMMIAEPYGVIGAIAPWNFPLVMASWKIAPALAAGNAVVLKPSEMTPFSVLRLAELAVKAGVPAGIFNVIQGDGRVTGDELVRHPKISKVTFTGSTRTGAAIMTACAQSGTKPVTLELGGKSPQIVFADAPRLDDVARRVAGSITGNAGQVCVTGSRLLVQRGLADELSERIGKLFAELKPGATWAADTTLSPIISAPQAARIEAIVGRTLEAGATLRYGGTRVDGGAHGAFYSPTLLADVTPQSEAVREEIFGPVLTLQTFDTEEEALALAQHPDYGLAAGVHTADLGRALRFVRGLEAGTVWVNRYGRSSDFMIPTGGYKRSGIGKDLGRQAYEANLRFKSVLIDLRP